In the Clostridium beijerinckii genome, one interval contains:
- a CDS encoding HDIG domain-containing metalloprotein: protein MNEKEIFLNIEERLISDDKPSIYLENALKNHNLDNYPFSMISDLRDVDQNPKFHPEGNVFVHTMMVIDQGAVNRERSRDKRVFMWALLLHDIGKKPTTKLRKGRLTSYNHDSIGAEMAREFLTYFNMEENFIDEVRGLVRWHMQSLFVTKDMKFQNIGDMLRDVDINEIFLVSISDRLGRGNLDHIEINKTKEEVRKFKEKITDFKRKNK, encoded by the coding sequence ATGAATGAAAAAGAAATTTTTTTAAATATTGAGGAGCGTTTAATTAGCGATGATAAGCCATCTATTTACTTAGAGAATGCACTAAAAAATCATAATCTTGATAATTATCCATTTTCAATGATAAGTGACTTACGAGATGTTGATCAGAATCCTAAATTTCATCCGGAAGGGAACGTCTTTGTACATACAATGATGGTTATTGATCAAGGAGCAGTAAATAGAGAAAGAAGCAGAGATAAAAGAGTATTTATGTGGGCGCTTCTATTGCATGATATAGGTAAAAAACCTACTACTAAATTAAGAAAAGGAAGACTAACATCTTATAACCACGACAGTATAGGAGCTGAAATGGCTAGAGAATTTCTTACATATTTTAATATGGAAGAAAACTTTATAGATGAAGTAAGAGGGCTTGTAAGATGGCATATGCAAAGTTTATTTGTAACTAAAGATATGAAATTTCAAAATATAGGAGACATGCTAAGAGATGTAGATATAAATGAGATTTTCTTAGTTTCCATCTCAGATAGGTTAGGTAGAGGTAATTTAGATCATATAGAAATAAATAAAACAAAAGAGGAAGTAAGAAAGTTTAAAGAAAAAATAACTGATTTCAAAAGAAAAAATAAATAA
- a CDS encoding lysophospholipid acyltransferase family protein: MLRTIYFYLGLIISLIFSSIYRIRIKILTNKGDIEGRKYFIHKVSHSWGKFIMKISGAKINVIGLDNLPKDQTVLFVSNHQSNFDIPLLLSCIDIPKGFIAKKELEKLPLISTWMKYINCIFMDRDNLRKSAESIVEGVNLLKSGYSMVIFPEGTRSKGKSVDEFKSGSFKLATKSKCPIVPLTINGTYKLMEENNNAIKSSDIELVIHPLIDVAALNKDELEKLPETVHSIISSACKLH, translated from the coding sequence ATGTTAAGAACTATCTATTTTTATCTCGGATTAATAATAAGTCTTATATTTTCATCTATTTATAGAATTAGAATAAAAATCTTAACCAATAAAGGCGATATTGAAGGAAGAAAATATTTCATTCATAAAGTAAGCCATTCTTGGGGAAAATTTATAATGAAAATATCAGGTGCAAAAATTAATGTTATCGGCTTAGATAATCTTCCAAAAGATCAAACTGTATTATTTGTATCTAATCACCAAAGTAACTTTGATATTCCATTGCTTCTAAGCTGCATAGACATTCCAAAAGGATTTATTGCAAAAAAGGAGCTTGAAAAACTACCTCTTATTAGTACTTGGATGAAATATATAAATTGCATTTTTATGGATAGAGATAACTTAAGAAAATCCGCTGAATCAATAGTTGAAGGCGTTAATTTATTAAAGTCTGGTTATTCAATGGTAATATTCCCAGAGGGCACTAGAAGCAAAGGCAAGTCTGTAGATGAGTTTAAAAGTGGAAGCTTTAAGTTGGCTACAAAATCTAAATGTCCTATAGTTCCACTAACCATAAATGGGACATATAAGCTTATGGAAGAAAATAATAATGCAATAAAAAGTTCTGATATAGAATTAGTGATACATCCTCTAATAGATGTTGCTGCTCTAAACAAAGACGAGCTAGAAAAACTCCCTGAAACTGTTCATTCTATCATATCTAGTGCTTGCAAGCTACACTAA
- a CDS encoding DEAD/DEAH box helicase produces the protein MNDNQFATLGLKESIVKAISDLGFTKPSQIQEQSIPVTLSGADLIGQAQTGTGKTAAYSLPIITKMSDNRGIKSLILAPTRELAVQVNEEIQRLSKYEKIVTLAVYGGDSIDRQIRALRKGDVDIVVGTPGRILDLVKRKCLHLESIEFLVLDEADEMLNMGFIDDIQEILSHTPSERQTLLFSATMPDPIAKLAKKYMKPDAKLVSIKRSSLTVSKIEQSYFMINNKHRLEALCRLLDLDNPSSAIIFCRTKRGVDELVQELQSKGYMVEGMHGDMTQAHRLTTLNKFKEGTLNLLIATDVAARGIDVEGVTHVFNYDLPQDVESYVHRIGRTGRANKSGTAYSLVTPKDFSMLKQIQNVTKSSITQKPVPTAEEINNKKFKDMMSEVESTIKAGDLTKFIPSAIELTESYDAVSVISALMKMKFENEIVFDYSSNKLEAPKKEDVRLFFSVGKRDGLTPKVLINYIKDMTKVNASAIGQIDLMENFSFVTVDESISSKILKNCPGGKINKKKVNVEVANKRKR, from the coding sequence ATGAATGATAATCAATTTGCTACATTAGGTCTTAAAGAGAGTATTGTTAAGGCAATATCAGACCTTGGTTTTACAAAACCATCTCAAATACAAGAACAAAGTATCCCTGTAACACTTAGTGGCGCTGATTTAATAGGGCAGGCACAAACTGGTACCGGAAAAACTGCAGCTTACAGCTTACCAATTATCACCAAGATGAGTGATAATAGAGGAATCAAATCTCTTATTTTAGCACCAACAAGAGAACTTGCTGTTCAAGTTAATGAGGAGATACAAAGACTTTCTAAATATGAGAAAATTGTAACTCTAGCTGTTTATGGTGGAGATTCAATCGACAGACAAATCAGAGCACTAAGAAAAGGTGATGTCGATATTGTAGTTGGAACACCTGGTAGAATATTAGATCTTGTAAAAAGAAAATGCCTTCATTTAGAAAGTATAGAATTTCTAGTACTAGATGAAGCTGACGAAATGCTTAACATGGGATTCATCGATGATATTCAAGAAATTCTTAGTCATACACCATCTGAAAGACAAACTTTATTATTTTCAGCAACAATGCCTGATCCAATAGCAAAGTTGGCTAAAAAGTATATGAAACCAGATGCTAAACTTGTTAGTATTAAGAGGAGTTCATTAACTGTATCTAAAATTGAGCAAAGTTATTTTATGATTAATAATAAGCATAGATTAGAAGCTCTTTGTAGGTTACTTGATCTAGATAATCCTAGTTCGGCTATAATATTCTGTAGAACTAAAAGAGGCGTTGATGAGCTTGTACAAGAGCTACAATCAAAAGGTTATATGGTTGAAGGTATGCATGGAGATATGACACAAGCTCACAGATTAACTACTTTAAATAAATTTAAAGAAGGTACACTAAATCTATTAATAGCTACTGATGTTGCTGCTAGAGGTATAGATGTAGAAGGTGTGACTCATGTATTTAACTATGATTTACCTCAAGATGTAGAATCATATGTTCACAGAATTGGTAGAACTGGTAGAGCAAATAAAAGCGGTACAGCTTATTCTTTAGTAACTCCAAAGGATTTTTCAATGCTTAAACAAATTCAAAATGTTACTAAAAGTTCAATCACACAAAAGCCAGTTCCAACTGCAGAAGAAATTAATAATAAAAAATTTAAGGACATGATGTCAGAGGTTGAGAGTACTATTAAAGCTGGTGATCTTACTAAGTTTATACCAAGTGCAATAGAATTGACTGAATCTTATGATGCAGTATCAGTTATTTCAGCTCTAATGAAAATGAAGTTTGAAAATGAAATTGTATTTGATTACAGTTCAAACAAATTAGAAGCTCCTAAAAAAGAAGATGTTCGTTTATTTTTCTCTGTCGGCAAAAGAGACGGTTTGACTCCAAAAGTATTAATTAATTATATTAAAGATATGACAAAAGTTAATGCTTCAGCAATTGGTCAAATAGACCTTATGGAAAACTTCTCATTTGTAACTGTTGATGAGTCTATATCTTCTAAAATATTAAAAAATTGTCCTGGTGGAAAAATTAATAAGAAGAAGGTTAATGTTGAAGTTGCTAATAAGCGTAAGAGATAA
- a CDS encoding site-specific integrase — protein sequence MATYKQISKYNWSVSVSLGYEDGKQNRTKKQGFKTKKDAEKWATEIVSKKHKGYVPTSESNILLKDFITKWFNEFKINTISINTVSNYKSRINTHIIPKLGHYKLNKITNIVVQDFYNSLINEGAKPSSAKKILETLSNCLRYAQKNKLIYLVPVDIDRVPIEKNKVSFWNKSEVDFFLNAIKDNYLNTPILIEIFTGLRIGELCGLRWCDVDLDNGYFIIRNQAIIDKTTKTLFLSDKLKTKTSYRKIALPEILVNYLKSIKDNALDTDFVVLSREGLMCNPRNLSMNFTKEISRYKLSLADYKKSKNKMDSYMNLPQLSFHGLRHTHATLLIFKGENIKVVSERLGHKSITETLDTYTHVMEDMRNNTADLLNDMFINAISN from the coding sequence ATGGCAACATATAAACAAATATCTAAATATAATTGGAGTGTTAGTGTAAGTCTTGGATACGAAGACGGTAAACAAAACAGAACAAAAAAGCAAGGTTTTAAAACTAAAAAAGATGCTGAAAAATGGGCAACTGAAATTGTATCCAAAAAACATAAAGGGTATGTTCCTACCTCTGAAAGCAATATATTATTAAAAGATTTTATCACTAAATGGTTCAATGAATTCAAAATTAATACTATATCAATTAATACTGTAAGTAATTATAAATCTCGAATTAATACGCACATAATACCAAAATTGGGGCATTATAAATTAAATAAGATTACTAATATAGTCGTTCAAGACTTTTATAATAGTCTCATTAATGAGGGTGCCAAACCTTCAAGTGCTAAAAAGATATTAGAAACTTTAAGCAATTGCCTTAGATATGCACAAAAAAATAAATTAATATATCTGGTTCCTGTTGACATTGATAGAGTTCCGATTGAAAAAAATAAAGTTTCATTTTGGAACAAATCTGAAGTTGATTTTTTTTTAAATGCTATAAAAGATAATTATTTAAATACACCAATATTAATTGAAATCTTTACAGGTTTACGAATCGGTGAATTATGTGGTTTACGTTGGTGTGATGTAGATTTAGATAATGGATATTTTATTATTAGAAACCAAGCTATAATTGATAAAACAACTAAAACTTTATTCCTTTCAGATAAATTAAAAACAAAGACAAGCTATAGAAAAATTGCATTACCTGAAATATTAGTCAACTATTTAAAATCTATTAAAGATAATGCACTTGATACTGATTTTGTAGTATTAAGTCGTGAAGGGCTTATGTGTAATCCACGTAATTTATCAATGAATTTTACTAAAGAAATATCAAGATATAAATTATCACTGGCAGATTATAAAAAATCTAAAAATAAGATGGATAGTTATATGAACTTGCCCCAACTTAGTTTTCATGGTCTTAGACATACTCATGCTACATTATTGATATTTAAAGGTGAAAATATAAAAGTTGTATCTGAAAGACTAGGCCATAAAAGTATTACTGAAACACTAGATACTTATACTCATGTTATGGAAGATATGAGAAATAATACTGCCGATTTATTAAATGATATGTTTATAAATGCAATCTCAAACTAA
- a CDS encoding helix-turn-helix domain-containing protein: MNSTNDKTIFKIKEISARYNIPVTRLTLAVRQGKLKAVKSGKEYLITLNEVHRYLGIETTSESLEKELYIRELESRIKSYEIQLMAIKNCIGMIDKVVTC, translated from the coding sequence ATGAATTCAACAAATGACAAAACAATCTTTAAAATAAAAGAGATTTCAGCAAGATATAATATTCCAGTTACTAGATTAACCCTAGCAGTAAGGCAAGGAAAGTTGAAAGCCGTGAAGTCGGGAAAAGAGTATTTAATTACATTGAATGAAGTACATAGGTATTTAGGTATTGAAACAACTAGCGAAAGTCTAGAGAAGGAATTATATATTAGAGAGTTAGAAAGTAGAATTAAAAGTTATGAAATTCAATTAATGGCAATAAAAAATTGTATTGGAATGATAGATAAAGTAGTTACGTGCTAA
- a CDS encoding HAD-IC family P-type ATPase, translating into MNLNNNTLNMKEKDAETIIGLTSEEVKQRIKEGKVNHIPKTPSRTMPQIIRANLFTRFNAINFVLAAIIILAGSPKNAIFVGVIIVNTLIGVVQEIKAKRTLEKLSVISSAHAKVLRNGEIKEIAIEEIVLDDVIYLETGMQVLADGEVLHSNGLEIDESMLTGEADAISKNYKEILLSGSFVVSGEGYAIVTKVGKETYSSTLAEEAKQFKIINSELQAAIDKIFRVIIWIVPPLSALLIVTQLRIPGNTWQDALIGAVSGIVGMIPEGLVLLTSATFIVSIIKLSKYDTLVQELSATEVLARVDVLCLDKTGTLTQGELRLSEVKNISSKSSEDIDNVLAALINNLPSNNPTQKAILEKYKEYDKEIKVLDKIAFSSKRKWSGATFEKLGTWVLGAPEIILGKEYQLIEEIVKEEARKGKRVLLLANLHNNLNEKLEGKIESVALLLIEDIIREAAPDVLKYFDSQGVGVKIISGDSPITVSEVARRAGVSGWEKYVDARELPEDNEKLKNLIQEMTVFGRVTPHQKKRIVLALQEMGHTVAMTGDGVNDVLALKSSDCGIAMANGSDATKAVAQLVLMKSDFTALPKVLEEGRKQINNLERVSELFLSKTVFCIILSFVCSILFIEYPILPIQLSLVGSCAIGIPSFFLALLPSTGGVKKGFLTRILTVSIPNGILLAIFILITFIISIQMNLPMDYSRTLAVLMFSGISMVVLLRVARPLTKFKTIMCLSMFGIIVLGFLTPIGRYIFSLTKIQLSHWLISLAVIIASSPLITKIVDIFRVRVNKKFKVKTI; encoded by the coding sequence ATGAATTTAAATAATAATACTTTGAATATGAAGGAGAAAGATGCTGAAACTATAATTGGCTTAACATCTGAAGAAGTTAAGCAGAGAATTAAAGAAGGAAAAGTAAATCACATTCCGAAAACACCATCAAGAACTATGCCTCAAATAATAAGAGCTAATTTGTTTACAAGGTTTAATGCAATAAACTTTGTACTTGCAGCAATAATTATTCTAGCAGGATCACCTAAGAATGCTATATTTGTGGGCGTTATAATAGTGAATACATTAATTGGAGTGGTTCAAGAAATTAAAGCTAAGCGCACATTAGAAAAGTTATCAGTCATAAGTTCTGCACATGCAAAAGTTCTTAGAAATGGTGAAATAAAGGAGATTGCAATAGAAGAAATTGTATTGGATGATGTGATTTATCTGGAAACCGGCATGCAGGTATTGGCTGATGGAGAAGTTTTGCATAGTAACGGATTAGAAATAGATGAGTCTATGTTAACAGGAGAAGCTGATGCAATATCTAAAAATTACAAAGAGATATTGCTATCTGGAAGTTTCGTAGTATCTGGAGAGGGATATGCGATTGTTACAAAAGTAGGTAAAGAAACATATTCGTCTACTCTTGCTGAGGAAGCTAAGCAATTTAAAATAATAAATTCAGAGCTACAAGCAGCAATAGATAAAATTTTTAGAGTAATAATATGGATTGTACCTCCTCTATCTGCATTATTAATAGTAACTCAACTAAGAATACCAGGGAATACGTGGCAGGATGCATTAATAGGAGCAGTATCAGGAATTGTAGGAATGATACCAGAGGGATTAGTATTACTAACGAGTGCCACATTCATAGTGTCAATTATAAAATTATCTAAATATGATACTTTAGTTCAAGAGTTGAGTGCTACAGAAGTCTTAGCAAGAGTTGATGTACTTTGTTTAGATAAGACAGGAACTTTGACTCAAGGAGAGTTAAGATTGTCAGAAGTGAAGAATATTAGTTCTAAAAGTTCTGAAGATATAGATAATGTATTAGCAGCATTAATAAATAATTTACCAAGTAATAATCCAACTCAGAAAGCTATATTAGAAAAATATAAGGAATATGATAAGGAAATCAAAGTTTTAGACAAAATTGCTTTCTCATCTAAAAGAAAATGGAGTGGAGCTACTTTTGAAAAGCTTGGGACATGGGTACTTGGCGCACCGGAAATAATATTGGGTAAGGAATATCAGTTAATAGAAGAAATAGTTAAAGAAGAAGCTAGAAAAGGAAAAAGAGTTTTATTACTAGCAAATCTTCATAATAATTTGAATGAAAAATTAGAAGGTAAGATAGAAAGTGTAGCACTATTGCTAATTGAGGATATCATAAGAGAAGCAGCACCTGATGTATTAAAGTACTTTGATAGTCAAGGCGTAGGGGTGAAGATTATTTCTGGAGATAGTCCTATTACCGTTTCAGAGGTCGCAAGAAGAGCAGGTGTAAGTGGCTGGGAGAAATATGTGGATGCAAGAGAGTTGCCAGAGGATAATGAAAAATTGAAGAATTTGATTCAGGAGATGACTGTTTTTGGAAGAGTTACTCCGCATCAAAAGAAAAGAATTGTTTTAGCTCTTCAGGAGATGGGTCATACTGTTGCAATGACAGGTGACGGAGTAAATGATGTACTTGCTTTAAAATCATCTGATTGCGGCATTGCAATGGCAAATGGCTCTGATGCAACAAAGGCTGTAGCCCAATTAGTATTAATGAAATCTGATTTCACTGCGCTTCCTAAAGTTCTTGAAGAGGGAAGAAAGCAAATTAATAATTTGGAGAGAGTATCAGAATTATTTTTATCCAAAACTGTATTTTGCATAATTTTATCATTTGTATGTTCTATATTATTTATAGAGTATCCAATACTTCCAATACAGTTGTCATTAGTGGGAAGTTGCGCTATAGGAATTCCATCATTCTTTTTAGCGTTATTGCCTAGCACGGGTGGAGTTAAAAAGGGATTTTTAACAAGAATATTAACTGTTAGTATTCCTAACGGGATATTACTTGCTATATTTATACTTATAACATTTATTATATCAATACAAATGAATCTCCCAATGGATTACAGTAGAACTTTAGCAGTACTAATGTTTTCTGGAATTAGTATGGTGGTATTGCTTAGAGTGGCAAGACCGTTAACTAAGTTTAAAACGATAATGTGTTTATCTATGTTTGGGATAATAGTGTTAGGGTTCTTAACACCAATAGGAAGATATATATTTAGTTTAACTAAAATACAATTAAGTCATTGGCTCATATCGCTAGCAGTAATAATAGCATCCAGTCCTCTGATAACCAAAATTGTAGATATATTTAGAGTTAGAGTTAATAAGAAATTTAAAGTTAAAACAATTTAA
- a CDS encoding helix-turn-helix domain-containing protein, giving the protein MIKDLLKTMLNINNDINLKPSEKILLSSLILYHSHKDGYSYPNYEHLMITLSTNRKATVSDTLKALEEKKYITIKKGRGNKNLYFIHKYLFYVGEGTKKQEKPTEEPKELPVDSNGKKPLENQIHVDEVILEDSEDKKVIQIANYTGFNKKQSKELLKDSGNDAAKIIKAFDHMKSQNNINDEFKYTRWAIKNEKKIKVEFKNPYKKDWAVPQFNNFEPREYDYDSLEKALLGLEESKNLYEYMK; this is encoded by the coding sequence GTGATTAAAGATTTACTAAAGACAATGCTAAATATAAATAATGATATCAATCTAAAACCAAGTGAAAAGATCCTACTAAGTAGCTTAATATTATATCATAGTCATAAAGATGGATATTCTTATCCGAACTATGAGCATTTAATGATTACATTATCAACTAATAGAAAAGCAACTGTTTCAGATACTTTAAAGGCATTGGAAGAAAAAAAGTATATCACTATCAAAAAAGGTAGAGGGAATAAAAATTTATATTTTATACATAAATATTTATTCTACGTTGGCGAAGGAACAAAGAAACAAGAGAAACCAACAGAAGAACCGAAAGAATTACCAGTTGATAGCAACGGTAAAAAACCCCTTGAAAATCAAATACACGTAGATGAAGTTATTCTGGAAGATTCAGAGGATAAAAAAGTAATTCAAATTGCTAATTATACAGGATTTAACAAAAAGCAATCTAAAGAGTTATTAAAAGATAGTGGAAATGATGCTGCAAAAATTATAAAAGCGTTTGACCACATGAAGAGCCAAAATAATATCAATGATGAATTCAAGTATACAAGATGGGCCATAAAGAATGAGAAGAAAATAAAAGTTGAATTCAAAAACCCGTATAAAAAGGACTGGGCAGTTCCACAATTCAATAATTTTGAGCCTAGGGAGTATGATTATGATTCATTAGAAAAAGCTTTGTTAGGATTGGAAGAATCAAAAAACTTATATGAGTATAT
- a CDS encoding Hsp20/alpha crystallin family protein: MFKIFTFGFDNVFNTNNIEKISGIMNSFLDNFDINEFAKNNEDISSDEGNREEYNNFIKLNRYDDMYHLTIDLKGIDLRELSIRYDPGILDINLNRLEIKKSGFGIFSNTALVKKAYNKKFNDIEDIDTNQILKSIDNGVLSIIMQKKYSLENTSNIIDVDSYQDDADIQ; this comes from the coding sequence ATGTTTAAAATTTTTACTTTTGGATTTGATAATGTTTTTAATACAAACAATATAGAAAAGATAAGTGGAATTATGAATTCATTTTTAGATAACTTTGATATAAATGAATTTGCTAAAAATAATGAGGATATTTCTTCTGATGAAGGAAATAGAGAAGAATATAATAATTTTATAAAACTTAATCGGTATGATGATATGTATCATCTAACTATAGATCTAAAAGGTATTGATCTTAGAGAGTTAAGCATAAGATATGATCCAGGAATACTAGATATAAACTTAAATAGATTAGAAATCAAAAAAAGTGGATTTGGGATATTTTCTAATACTGCTCTTGTTAAGAAGGCTTATAATAAAAAATTTAATGATATTGAGGATATAGACACAAATCAGATACTTAAAAGTATTGATAATGGAGTTCTTAGTATAATAATGCAGAAAAAGTATTCGTTAGAAAATACATCGAATATAATAGATGTGGATTCTTATCAAGATGATGCGGATATACAGTAA
- a CDS encoding P-II family nitrogen regulator: MKRVEAIVRPSKLEEVKEALKNKNINGVTISQVMGCGQQRGWKEYHRGTEITTNVLPKIEVKIVVEDDKVEDVIELITSIARTGEVGDGKIFIIDIADAIRIRTGERGNSAL; the protein is encoded by the coding sequence ATGAAAAGAGTAGAAGCTATTGTAAGACCTTCGAAGCTTGAAGAAGTTAAAGAAGCATTAAAGAATAAAAATATAAATGGTGTTACTATAAGTCAAGTTATGGGATGTGGACAACAACGTGGCTGGAAGGAATATCATAGGGGTACTGAAATAACAACAAATGTATTACCAAAAATAGAAGTTAAAATAGTTGTAGAAGATGATAAGGTAGAAGATGTAATTGAACTTATTACTTCAATTGCTAGGACTGGTGAAGTTGGAGACGGAAAAATATTTATAATTGATATTGCAGATGCTATAAGAATTAGAACAGGTGAGAGAGGAAATTCAGCTTTATAG
- a CDS encoding sigma-54-dependent transcriptional regulator produces the protein MKRIDKIYNYILKNSKNFNKDKFLDQKGFSAQEIGEKLDILRNNVSKDLNILCREKKIIKIKNRPVMYFDRSCLENILSIKLPEDLEEILDVNILLSSPSNAFTENKSPFNYLIGANTSLKNQIEQAKAALMYPPNGLHTLIIGGTGVGKSLFANIMYEYSKYIKRLSKDAPFVVFNCADYANNPQLLLSYIFGHIKGSFIGAAKETDGIVSRADGGILLLDEIHRLPHEAQEMVFHFMDTGTYNKLGETGSTRRASILLIGSTTEDPNSTLLNTFIRKIPITITIPSFDERPIDDQIELIHYLLSNEAQRVNKTIKISAESIEALIRSTSYGNVGQLKLNIQLACGKGFLNCINTDECIDINLNLFPSNIKNKILTFSAKGKVNVTECDTIPNTITIQPDGDKTFLETDDYKPPFNIYNIVEDKTSALHEEGMSDDYIKDFITTDINIHLKQFYARLKNDTNRREVLLKIVNKDIVEFVEEIKALAESRLNRKLNERFIYAVSLHFSALFNRIKKRKVSFSSHIELQLSVNNKEYDVATEIHQLTQKRYNMTIPAIEVDYLSLLLASIQESSHQERVGIVVASHGSSAATSMVAVARKLFDVDNILAVDIPLEMTPSDILQTVIEKVKIVDEGKGVLLLVDMGSLNNLSDVINEHTNINTKSLDMVSTQLVLEAVRACSLYNTNLNAVYSYLINGFRGYANNIITEY, from the coding sequence ATGAAGCGTATTGATAAGATTTATAACTATATTTTAAAAAATTCTAAGAACTTTAATAAAGATAAATTTTTAGATCAAAAGGGGTTTAGTGCCCAAGAAATTGGCGAAAAATTAGATATATTAAGGAATAATGTTTCAAAAGATCTTAATATTCTCTGTAGAGAAAAGAAAATTATTAAAATAAAAAATAGGCCAGTTATGTATTTTGATAGAAGTTGCCTTGAAAATATACTATCTATAAAGCTACCTGAAGATTTAGAGGAAATATTAGATGTTAATATATTACTTTCTTCTCCTTCAAATGCATTTACTGAGAATAAGTCACCTTTTAACTATTTAATTGGTGCTAATACAAGTTTAAAAAATCAAATTGAACAAGCCAAAGCAGCACTGATGTACCCACCAAACGGATTGCATACATTAATAATTGGTGGTACAGGCGTTGGCAAAAGTTTATTTGCTAACATAATGTATGAATACTCTAAATATATAAAAAGGCTCTCAAAAGATGCTCCTTTCGTTGTTTTTAATTGTGCTGATTATGCTAATAATCCACAACTTCTTCTATCGTATATTTTTGGACACATCAAAGGTTCCTTTATAGGTGCCGCTAAAGAGACCGATGGTATTGTTTCAAGAGCCGATGGAGGCATTTTACTCCTTGATGAAATACATAGATTACCACATGAAGCTCAAGAAATGGTATTTCACTTCATGGATACAGGAACTTACAATAAACTTGGCGAAACAGGTAGCACCCGAAGAGCTAGTATACTATTAATAGGTTCCACAACGGAAGATCCTAATTCCACATTACTTAATACTTTCATAAGAAAAATTCCAATAACTATAACTATTCCAAGTTTTGATGAAAGACCAATTGATGATCAAATTGAATTGATACACTATTTATTATCAAATGAAGCTCAAAGAGTTAACAAAACTATTAAAATTTCAGCTGAATCTATTGAAGCTTTAATAAGAAGTACATCTTACGGAAATGTTGGACAGCTTAAATTGAATATTCAATTAGCGTGTGGAAAAGGATTTTTAAACTGTATTAATACAGATGAATGTATTGATATAAATTTAAACTTATTCCCATCTAATATAAAAAACAAAATTTTAACTTTTAGCGCTAAAGGAAAAGTTAATGTAACAGAATGTGATACAATCCCTAACACAATTACAATTCAACCCGATGGTGATAAAACTTTCTTAGAAACTGATGATTATAAACCACCTTTTAATATTTATAACATTGTTGAGGACAAAACTTCTGCTCTTCATGAAGAAGGCATGAGCGATGATTATATAAAAGATTTTATAACTACTGACATCAATATTCATTTAAAGCAATTCTACGCTAGGCTTAAAAACGATACAAATCGTCGTGAAGTCTTATTAAAAATTGTCAATAAAGATATTGTTGAATTTGTTGAAGAGATCAAAGCTCTGGCAGAATCCAGATTAAATAGAAAATTAAATGAACGATTTATTTATGCGGTAAGCCTACATTTTAGCGCTCTGTTTAATAGAATTAAGAAAAGAAAGGTCTCTTTTTCATCACATATTGAGCTACAGTTATCTGTTAACAATAAAGAATATGATGTTGCAACTGAAATCCATCAGTTGACCCAAAAACGTTATAATATGACTATTCCTGCAATTGAGGTTGATTATCTATCATTGCTTTTAGCTTCAATACAAGAATCCTCTCACCAAGAAAGGGTTGGGATAGTAGTTGCCTCTCATGGTTCGAGTGCAGCAACAAGTATGGTTGCTGTTGCTAGAAAGCTCTTTGATGTTGATAATATTTTAGCTGTAGATATACCTCTTGAAATGACGCCTTCTGATATATTACAAACTGTTATTGAAAAAGTTAAAATAGTCGATGAAGGTAAAGGAGTATTGCTTTTAGTAGATATGGGATCATTAAATAATTTGAGTGATGTTATAAATGAACATACTAACATTAATACTAAAAGTTTAGATATGGTATCAACACAATTAGTTCTAGAGGCTGTTAGAGCATGTTCCCTCTATAATACAAATCTAAACGCCGTTTATTCTTATCTAATTAATGGTTTTAGAGGCTATGCAAATAACATTATTACTGAATACTAA